One Vigna unguiculata cultivar IT97K-499-35 chromosome 7, ASM411807v1, whole genome shotgun sequence genomic region harbors:
- the LOC114190448 gene encoding acyl carrier protein 1, chloroplastic-like, producing MATNTFNGGSLSARLQFNQRLTFNAVPSPRFSSISSYGRRNVSFSSKPRSTCIRVSCAAKPETVQKVCKIVKNQLALPDDSTVTGESTFAALGADSLDTVEIVMGLEEEFGISVEEDSAQSISTVQDAADLIEEIISKQSP from the exons ATGGCAACCAACACGTTTAACGGAGGATCACTTTCCGCACGTCTCCAGTTCAATCAGAGATTG ACATTTAATGCAGTTCCTAGTCCGAGGTTTAGCTCAATTTCAAGCTATGGGAGGAGGAATGTTTCTTTTAGCTCGAAGCCGCGCTCAACTTGCATTCGGGTTTCCTGTGCt GCTAAACCGGAGACAGTACAAAAGGTGTGCAAAATAGTGAAGAACCAGCTGGCTCTACCAGATGACTCTACAGTCACCGGAGAGTCAACATTCGCAGCTCTTGGAGCTGATTCACTTGACACT GTTGAGATCGTGATGGGGCTTGAGGAGGAATTTGGTATCAGTGTAGAAGAAGATAGTGCACAGAGCATCTCAACGGTTCAGGATGCTGCAGATCTTATCGAGGAGATCATCAGTAAACAGAGTCCTTAg
- the LOC114190161 gene encoding transmembrane protein adipocyte-associated 1-like gives MVDPSLLTLEKQGQNSVVSEGIHNWVFECHGFLHNAVLIIASFLFVLYLALQARQSFLKLSHGRSYIIISYYASLWLVSILNLVWCFSQTWECSPGKEFAWNLLSLFTTSGMLFLEVSLLAFLFQGNSTSGLEALTRTFGISGIIVGFDILLKAIYLFAFGIPIFINSGYPTPHVKWNLWVIHKLLLTLVYGFILFIYHSRWRERLPARPAYYKYVTIMFILNAIALFACAITGNGASFGFWLYHFTIVCYHAAYLPLLYITFLADFFQEDDLRLENVYYSEMKDAGFFESDWN, from the exons ATGGTAGACCCATCGTTGCTGACACTCGAAAAACAAGGGCAAAATTCAGTGGTATCTGAAGGAATCCACAATTGGGTGTTTGAGTGCCATGGGTTTTTGCACAATGCGGTTTTGATCATCGCTTCCTTTCTCTTCGTCTTGTACTTAGCACTGCAAGCTAGACAAAGCTTTCTCAAACTCTCACATGGTCGTTCTTACATCATTATATCCTATTACGCTTCTCTCTGGCTTGTCAGTATCCTCAATCTCGTGTGGTGCTTTTCCCAG ACATGGGAGTGCTCTCCTGGGAAAGAGTTTGCGTGGAACTTGTTGTCCCTCTTTACTACTTCTGGAATGTTGTTTCTTGAAGTGAGTTTGCTTGCGTTTTTGTTTCAAGGAAATAGTACCAGTGGCTTAGAAGCGTTAACTCGAACTTTTGGTATATCAGGGATTATTGTTGGTTTTGATATCTTGTTGAAG GCTATATATCTGTTTGCATTTGGGATTCCAATCTTCATCAACAGCGGTTACCCTACTCCTCATGTGAAGTGGAACTTGTGGGTCATTCACAAGCTGTTGCTTACCCTTGTTTATGGTTTcatattgtttatttatcatTCTAGGTGGAGAGAAAGGTTACCTG CGAGGCCTGCATACTACAAGTATGTTACAATCATGTTCATCTTGAATGCAATTGCACTATTTGCTTGTGCCATTACTGGAAACGGTGCTTCTTTTGGTTTCTG GTTATATCATTTCACGATTGTGTGTTACCATGCCGCTTATCTTCCCCTTCTGTATATAACCTTCCTGGCTGACTTTTTTCAG GAGGACGATTTGCGTTTGGAAAACGTGTACTACTCTGAAATGAAAGATGCTGGTTTCTTCGAATCAGATTGGAACTGA